A genomic window from Cricetulus griseus strain 17A/GY chromosome 4, alternate assembly CriGri-PICRH-1.0, whole genome shotgun sequence includes:
- the LOC113835176 gene encoding uncharacterized protein LOC113835176 has protein sequence MDGSSFLQDDIRKAGAAVVDRQTTIWASALPPGTSAQRAELIALTQALKMAEGRRVNIYTDSCYAFARAHVHGEIYRRRGLLTSAGKDIKNKTEILELLQALSLPRRLSIIHCPGHQKGNDPVARGNRMADEEARKAALGPQILSLKTSDPTPCQGFEYTDSDLETVQSLGANYDQEANVWCYQGKILLPQGAAKELLSQLHQWAHLGHIKLKTLLQQEEQTYYIHNLNALIQQITSTCTPCAKVNAGRLKLPEGTRVRGKWPGTNWEVDFTEIRPGSFGNRYLLVFTDTFSGWTEAFPTKHETAQVVVKKILEEMFLRFGLPTVIGSDNGPAFVSQARLRALQIIQNQIWKPLAAVYQAGNPAVPHPFQIGDSVYIRRHQSKTLEPRWKGPYTVLLTTPKALKVDGIAA, from the exons ATGGATGGGAGCAGTTTTCTGCAAGACGATATACGAAAGGCAGGGGCGGCAGTGGTGGATAGGCAGACTACAATATGGGCCAGTGCCTTGCCGCCAGGAACCTCAGCCCAGAGAGCAGAGCTGATTGCCCTGACCCAAGCACTCAAAATGGCTGAAGGCCGTAGAGTCAATATCTATACAGACAGCTGCTATGCCTTCGCTAGAGCCCATGTACATGGAGAAATTTATCGGAGACGGGGACTTTTGACTTCAGcaggaaaagacattaaaaataagactgaGATCCTAGAGCTCTTGCAGGCTCTTTCTCTGCCACGAAGATTGAGCATTATACACTGCCCCGGACACCAGAAGGGAAATGACCCAGTGGCTAGAGGGAACCGAATGGCCgatgaagaggccagaaaagcagCCTTGGGGCCACAAATCCTCTCCCTAAAGACCTCTGATCCAACCCCATGTCAAGGATTCGAATACACGGACAGCGACTTAGAAACAGTTCAGAGTCTGGGGGCCAACTATGACCAGGAGGCAAACGTCTGGTGCTACCAAGGAAAAATTCTGTTGCCCCAAGGGGCCGCTAAGGAACTTTTGTCACAACTACATCAATGGGCCCATCTCGGGCACATAAAGCTAAAAACCCTTCTACAACAGGAAGAACAAACCTACTATATCCACAACCTCAATGCCCTCATCCAACAGATCACCAGCACCTGTACCCCCTGTGCAAAGGTGAATGCAGGACGGCTCAAGCTGCCTGAGGGAACCAGGGTTAGAGGAAAATGGCCAGGGACCAACTGGGAAGTTGATTTCACCGAAATCAGACCTGGTAGCTTTGGGAACAGGTACCTCCTGGTTTTTACAGACACCTTTTCAGGATGGACTGAGGCTTTTCCTACTAAGCATGAGACCGCCCAGGTGGTGGTCAAGAAGATTCTTGAAGAGATGTTCCTGAGGTTCGGACTGCCTACGGTAATAGGGTCCGATAACggacctgcctttgtctcccag GCCCGACTACGCGCACTCCAGATTATTCAAAACCAGATCTGGAAACCATTGGCTGCAGTGTACCAGGCCGGAAACCCTGCTGTACCTCACCCATTCCAGATTGGGGACTCCGTATATATCAGACGCCACCAGTCTAAGACTCTTGAGCCTCGCTGGAAGGGCCCCTACACTGTGCTTCTGACCACCCCCAAGGCACTGAAGGTGGACGGGATCGCAGCATGA